In Halobacteriovorax sp. HLS, the genomic stretch CCCAAACTTATTAATTGAGGAAGCGACCAGTCTCAGTCTCGCATTATACAATTCTTCAGGAGAAAGAACGAATTCAATGGCCAGTAATTATGATCACTTCATTACTCCTAAAGGTCGCTTTGATAATTGCCTAAAAAGAAATGGAGAGTTTGATGCTAGAAGGATTGATTATAGTTCAGGCTTTATAAGGGACTATATATACGACAACTATATTGTTCGATCAAAGAGATTAAAGCTAAGTACAGAAGAGACAGGTATTATTGAGGATGAACTTCCAGACGATACTATTGAAGAGTCTATAGTTAATGACTACGCTCTAACAAGAGATGGTACTAAGAGAATGAATTTTATGATTCGTAATATGGCAAAAGAGCTTAATTCAATTTATACGATCAAAAGAGATCAAATTGTAAAAGATGATTCTCGAATTGATAGAAAGCTCAATTACTTTAAAGAAAGAGTTTTTATGTCTCAACTTAGAAAATCTACTTTCTACAGAGTCTATAAAGAAGTTCTAAGTGACCATTATCCAATTGTAATTAACTGCTCTAATAAGTAATGCTCGCACTGAATTTTATTTTTCTGTTCTTTGTTAAATCTTTTGCAATCTGCGACTTTCCTCATAATCCGCCCGTTCTGTGTTTAAAGGCAAAAGTTATATCTATGAGTGCTATTAAGTCTTCAAGATATAAGTGCTTTTTAAAGGCGGAGGTTCTATCTCTAGTTCGGCCGGCCGGGACGTATGTCTATAATAGTAATTTGGATAAGGTAATCCATAAGAGAGCAACAAAGCTTAAGAGGAAAGAAATTAGCTTCTATAGTTTAGAGAATTGTAAAAAAGAGAGTGTTACAACTTTGCTTGAATATAATTGTTCTGATAAAGACTCATCCTTAAAAGATTACGAGCTAATTGATTTACATAGGGATAAAGCGTCAGTTTTAGACCAGTGGACTGGAAAGAAAGAGATTGTCGACTGTTCTACACATCTTCCCAATTAGGGATATTACTATAATCCATATTTAAACGATCAAGCAGTCCTGAAAGTTCTTTGGGGAGAGGACAAGTCACATCAATTTTTAGAAACTCTAAATTAATTTTAAACCTATAAGAGTGAAGAAAGATGCGATGAAAATCATACTCGTCTCTGTAGAATCTATTTATATTTCCTTTCCCATGTTTTGTATCACCAATAAGATGGTGATGTGATCTGGAGAAGTGCCTTCTTATCTGGTGAGTTCTTCCGGTTTCGATTACCACTTGGACAAGTGTTGATCGATCAGCTCTCGATAGTGGACGGTACTTAGTTAGTGCATCTTTCTTTATCTTATTGGCATCACTAAGTGCGAAATCATACTTACCGGCCGCTTCTATATCTCCATAAACTAGAGCTAAATATTCCTTGTGAACTAATGTCTTATCATGCCAAAACTCTTGAATTCGTTTAACAATATCTCCATTTAGCCCGAACATCATGGCCCCAGAGACTGGTCGATCAAGTCTATGGATAGGATAGACCTTTTGGCCGATTTGATCCCTTACTGTCGCCATTAGATTCTCTCTTTCATTTGTCTCTTTCCAGTAAGGATGTACGAGCAATCCGGAGGGTTTGTGCACGACGATAATATTCTCATCTTGGTATAGTATTTCGATTGGAGCATTTTCCATTCTAAGAACTTATATTAATACTCATATCTTGTGAAGTTTAAAGATGTTGCAGGTTGTCGCTCGTAGAAAACTATTAACGTATTCAGTAACACATGGAATAATACCCTACTGGATTTGGAGAAAGACTATGAGAGATTATATTGCAGTTTATATAAATGGTGAGAAGCATGAAGTCCGTGGTGAACATGCTTTTATGAACCTATCAGAATATCTAAGATACGTAAAAGGACTTGTTGGAACCAAAGTGGTTTGCTCTGAAGGAGATTGTGGAGCCTGTACAGTTTTGGTTGCTAATGTTCACAGGTTAGAAAATGGTGAATTTGATTATGAGCCAGTGAACTCATGTATCTCTTTTATGCATATTTTAGATGGTTGTCATGTGGTTACTGTTGAAGGATTGAAAAATGGTGAAGACCTAAACCCTGTACAACAGTCAATGGTTGATTCTCATGGTGCCCAGTGCGGTTTTTGTACACCCGGTTTTGTTTGCTCTATAAATGCTGGAATAGAAAACCACTTAAAAAAGAATAATACAATTGACGAGAGAAGGATAAAGAATAGCTTAACTGGAAACTTGTGCAGATGTACCGGTTATAAATCTATTATTGAAGCAGGTTTAAATGTTGATTTAAGTAAATTTGAGCCACTTACAAAAAAGTATCCATCTGCTGAGATTGTTAAAGATCTAGAGGATCTTTGCGCAAGTGAATGTAGGGTTACTTTTAATAGTCGCGAAATGTATTTACCTTCGAAGTTCTCAGATGCTCTGAAGTATCAAGAAACACAGAAAGCAGAACTTGTTTCTGGAGCAAGTGACTTAGGTGTTCTGAATAATAAGAGAGGATACAAACCAGATAGATTGATGGGGTTACATAATATTCCCGAGCTTTATAAGATTGTTAAGGGATCAAGAGACGTCTTCGTAGGAGCAAGGGTTAATTTACATCAAATAGAAAATGAACTAAGAGGTGAGTTTAGAGAATTTACTCATATGATTCATATCTTTGCTTCTCCACAAATTAAAAATAGAGCAACATTGATTGGTAATGTTGCTAATGCTTCTCCGATAGGGGACTCAATACCTTTTCTCTTGGTTATGAATGCTAAAGTTGTTATCGCATCCAGCAAGGGAGAAAGAGAAGTTGATATTAATGATTTTTACAAAGGTTATAAAACTTTAGACCTTGGTGATAATGAATTAATTAAAGGGGTACGAATTCCTTTTCTAGAAAAAAATGAATCGATTAAACTTTATAAAGTAAGTAATCGAAAAGATATGGATATTTCTACAGTCACATTTGCTAGTAAGCTTAAGTTGAACTCAACAGATATTTCTTCTATTGCGTTAGCTGTTGGTGGGGTTGGTCCCACTGTCTTACGGCCAGTAAATACTGAAAAAGCTCTTCTAGGAAAAAAGTTTGAGGAGGCTTCTTTTTTAAGCGCTGCCGGAATTTTGAAGAATGAGGTTTCTCCGATTGATGATGTTCGTGGAAGTGCAAGATTTAGAAGAGTCCTAAGTAAAAATCTTCTAATGAAGTTCTTTGTTGAAAAAAGTTTTGAACTCTCGCAAGGAGGACATTAATGAGTATTGGTAAAAATATTCGTCATGACTCTGCAGTGACTCATGTTAGCGGAGAGTCTGTTTTTATTGATGATAAAGCATTTGTTGCAGGAGAAGTAGTTTGTGGTTACTTAGGGTCTCCAATCGCTTGTGGAAAACTTTTAAATATAGATTTTTCAAAGGCGCTTGAGGTCGAAGGTGTTTTAGGAATTTATACTCATGAAGACCTAGTACATAATAGATGGGGAGCTATAGTTAAAGAGCAACCAATTTTAGTTGATGATCTTATTACACATGTTGATGAGCCTATCTGTGTTATCGCGGCCGAGAGTTATCAAGCAATAGAACAAGCAAAGAAGTTAATAAATCTTGAATATGAACAATATACGCCAGTTCTAGATA encodes the following:
- a CDS encoding xanthine dehydrogenase small subunit — protein: MRDYIAVYINGEKHEVRGEHAFMNLSEYLRYVKGLVGTKVVCSEGDCGACTVLVANVHRLENGEFDYEPVNSCISFMHILDGCHVVTVEGLKNGEDLNPVQQSMVDSHGAQCGFCTPGFVCSINAGIENHLKKNNTIDERRIKNSLTGNLCRCTGYKSIIEAGLNVDLSKFEPLTKKYPSAEIVKDLEDLCASECRVTFNSREMYLPSKFSDALKYQETQKAELVSGASDLGVLNNKRGYKPDRLMGLHNIPELYKIVKGSRDVFVGARVNLHQIENELRGEFREFTHMIHIFASPQIKNRATLIGNVANASPIGDSIPFLLVMNAKVVIASSKGEREVDINDFYKGYKTLDLGDNELIKGVRIPFLEKNESIKLYKVSNRKDMDISTVTFASKLKLNSTDISSIALAVGGVGPTVLRPVNTEKALLGKKFEEASFLSAAGILKNEVSPIDDVRGSARFRRVLSKNLLMKFFVEKSFELSQGGH
- a CDS encoding RluA family pseudouridine synthase is translated as MENAPIEILYQDENIIVVHKPSGLLVHPYWKETNERENLMATVRDQIGQKVYPIHRLDRPVSGAMMFGLNGDIVKRIQEFWHDKTLVHKEYLALVYGDIEAAGKYDFALSDANKIKKDALTKYRPLSRADRSTLVQVVIETGRTHQIRRHFSRSHHHLIGDTKHGKGNINRFYRDEYDFHRIFLHSYRFKINLEFLKIDVTCPLPKELSGLLDRLNMDYSNIPNWEDV